From the genome of Bradyrhizobium elkanii USDA 76, one region includes:
- a CDS encoding alpha/beta hydrolase, translating into MKRGIIVLCLCIVAMAAYFTTDRWAIRHTTLTFHDVLRDDRNVTVEVAVRRDRQMQAMAEMIELPVAILSHGNTVKNTEYSFLTNLFASRGYLVISIQHDLDTDAPMVTKVGEEYVGRRMQYNRGVFNIMYAVDELKKLYPNANYRQLTLIGHSNGGDISMFFAKQHPDLVKKVVTLDNLRVPFITDGKIKILSFRSRDPVFKADPGVVPDDETCARLGIKVVRTEFQHNDLSDRGPGSAKSSIQAGVEQFLDEDAGESTPTMPLLAASTPASASAAPPENK; encoded by the coding sequence ATGAAACGGGGCATCATTGTCCTTTGCCTGTGCATCGTGGCGATGGCCGCCTATTTCACGACGGACAGATGGGCCATCCGTCACACGACGCTGACGTTCCACGACGTTCTGCGCGACGACCGCAACGTCACGGTCGAGGTCGCGGTGCGCCGCGACCGGCAAATGCAGGCGATGGCCGAGATGATCGAGCTGCCGGTCGCGATCCTGAGCCACGGCAACACCGTCAAGAACACCGAGTACTCGTTCCTTACCAATTTGTTCGCGTCGCGCGGCTACCTCGTGATCAGCATTCAGCATGATCTCGACACCGACGCGCCGATGGTCACCAAGGTCGGCGAGGAATATGTCGGCCGCCGCATGCAGTACAATCGCGGCGTCTTCAACATCATGTATGCGGTCGACGAGCTCAAGAAGCTCTATCCGAACGCAAACTATCGCCAGCTGACGTTGATCGGCCATTCCAACGGCGGCGACATCTCGATGTTCTTCGCCAAGCAGCATCCCGACCTGGTCAAGAAGGTCGTCACGCTGGACAATCTGCGCGTTCCCTTCATCACCGACGGCAAGATCAAGATCCTCTCGTTCCGCTCCAGAGATCCGGTGTTCAAGGCCGATCCGGGCGTCGTGCCCGACGACGAGACCTGCGCGAGACTCGGCATCAAGGTGGTCAGAACCGAATTCCAGCACAACGATCTCAGCGACCGCGGCCCGGGCAGCGCGAAGTCGTCGATCCAGGCCGGCGTGGAGCAATTCCTCGACGAGGACGCCGGCGAGAGCACGCCGACGATGCCGCTGCTCGCCGCCTCGACGCCCGCCTCCGCGAGTGCAGCGCCGCCAGAGAACAAATAG
- a CDS encoding DUF308 domain-containing protein, translating into MQSHLSTQSAWLRSYYLGRAIFSVAWVAAAVLFSGQAGPAALLLVIYPAWDGIANLADARVNGGLKANPSQALNVAVSAITTLAVIAALNHSSYAVLAVFGAWAILAGVLQLSTGVRRWRHYGAQWAMILSGAQSALAGGYMISQSIGTVAPTILDVAPYAGFGAFYFLLSAIWLVAAGYRHARA; encoded by the coding sequence ATGCAAAGCCACCTTTCGACCCAATCCGCCTGGCTGCGATCCTATTATCTCGGGCGCGCCATCTTCTCGGTCGCCTGGGTCGCCGCCGCCGTTCTGTTCAGCGGCCAAGCCGGCCCTGCCGCGCTTCTGCTCGTGATCTACCCGGCGTGGGACGGCATCGCCAATCTGGCCGACGCCCGGGTCAATGGCGGCCTGAAGGCCAATCCGTCCCAGGCTCTGAATGTCGCGGTCAGCGCGATCACGACGCTCGCAGTGATCGCGGCGCTCAACCACAGCAGCTATGCCGTCCTGGCCGTGTTCGGGGCTTGGGCGATTCTCGCGGGCGTGCTGCAATTGTCCACCGGCGTCAGGCGCTGGCGTCATTACGGCGCGCAATGGGCGATGATCCTGAGTGGCGCACAGTCGGCACTCGCCGGCGGCTACATGATCAGCCAGTCCATCGGCACCGTTGCGCCGACCATTCTCGACGTCGCTCCCTATGCGGGCTTCGGCGCGTTCTATTTCCTGCTTTCCGCAATCTGGCTCGTAGCCGCCGGCTATCGCCACGCGCGCGCTTAG
- a CDS encoding L,D-transpeptidase, which yields MRSFLIALTSVMLFTAGAAQAKVDITIDKDNQQMTVAVDGVARYHWPVSTGIPSRETPNGSFRAFRMEEDHYSKEFDDAPMPHSIFFTKIGHAIHGTDSVNRLGSPASHGCVRLSRDNATTLYALVQKEGVLNTTVTLTGSSQVALARNPRGRNGTAVARRAPQQDEQYGTAAAGDPVVLTPQPRDYPAQARADDGYIYPADGSSTDRRYPAPPSSRRVYDAQAYGQQQQYYGNQGYAPAPQGYYQPRPAYQPRGFYGNTYQD from the coding sequence ATGCGTTCGTTCCTCATTGCGCTCACGTCCGTGATGCTCTTCACCGCCGGCGCCGCACAGGCCAAGGTCGATATCACCATCGACAAGGACAACCAGCAGATGACCGTCGCGGTCGACGGCGTCGCGCGCTATCACTGGCCGGTCTCGACCGGCATCCCGTCGCGCGAAACGCCGAACGGCAGCTTCCGCGCCTTCCGCATGGAAGAGGATCACTATTCCAAGGAATTCGACGACGCGCCGATGCCGCACTCGATCTTCTTCACCAAGATCGGGCACGCGATTCACGGCACCGACTCGGTGAACCGCCTCGGCTCGCCGGCCTCGCATGGCTGCGTGCGGCTGTCGCGCGACAACGCAACCACGCTCTACGCGCTGGTCCAGAAGGAAGGCGTGCTCAACACCACCGTGACGCTGACGGGTTCGTCGCAGGTCGCGCTGGCGCGCAATCCGCGTGGGCGCAATGGTACCGCCGTCGCCCGCCGCGCGCCGCAGCAAGACGAGCAGTACGGCACCGCCGCCGCCGGCGACCCGGTCGTGCTGACGCCGCAGCCGCGCGACTATCCGGCGCAGGCCCGCGCCGACGACGGCTACATCTATCCGGCCGACGGCAGCTCGACCGATCGCCGCTATCCGGCACCGCCGTCGAGCCGCCGCGTCTACGACGCGCAGGCCTATGGCCAGCAGCAGCAGTACTACGGCAATCAGGGCTACGCGCCGGCGCCGCAGGGCTACTACCAGCCGCGCCCCGCCTATCAGCCGCGCGGCTTTTACGGCAACACCTATCAGGACTGA